The genome window TTAAAATAAAGTGATATTACATGGCTACGGATATtacaaacaattttttttttacctagtCAATAACGTAATAAACaaccaataataaaaaaaaagttatgttATTGGTTCAGAAATTACATTATTGGcaagttattacattattggtttTATTACACTAGAATTATTACGTTATTGGTCGTTATTACGTTATTGGctgttattacattattggctgcTAAAGAGGTTGAGCGGAACTTGTGAAAAACTGCTGCAATTTGCCTTACACTCCATTTGGAAACTCACAGGAACGCAGCAGCTGCTGTCAGCTGAGGAGGATGCTTGGGTGCGAATCAGGGTTGGGGCTGCGCTACAGGCTGACCTTTGTGTCAGGGCTACTGGAGTGCCTGTGTTTTGCTGGTGTGGTGTTTGGATGGGCCTCACTGGCCTTTGTCCTCAAAGCGGATGGCTACTTCAGTGACCTCTGTGTGAACAAGACAGAGTCCAACAGCACTCTTCTGAATACAGGTGCCTGCATTATTTACCTATATATAAAACTTAACCTGGGCTGTGTCCACAATTTGATGAGGGCTTGTTGTCTAAACATGATGCGGCTGTAGAATATACTGCTGATTATTTAACATTTTATGTATGCTCCTGTTTTTTTAACCTTTAAGTAATTATTTActtccacaaaacacacacaaatctgcaCAGATTGCAGTGGGCAAGATGAGCAGTTCTCCTTGGTCTTCACCATTGCTTCCTTCCTCAACAACTTTCTCACCTTGCCCAATGGCTTCATTTTTGACCGCTTTGGGACCCTAGCAACAAGATTTATGGGAATGTAAGTTTATTTAGAATTTCTACATGGGTGTGTCAGATAGTTAACCAGTGCTGCACATGAACATGGCTATAACTGAAAATGGAGAGTGTTGGGGTCATAGAGATTAACAGACGTTTGTGAAAGATAAGGGCCACCTACCATTCGTTGCATTATCTGCAGCTAATTTCTTCGAAATCACACTGAAAAAAGTAAGGACTTTTATTCTAGTTAGTGTAACTATTTGAAATGCCTGCAATTTCACATGTGGCCCGACACGGACCACAAAATAAACTAGTGCATATTCTACATAGCTTGTGTTGGGGCAATGCCAGGTGAAGTATATCTAAAATATTCcttcaaaatgaatttgaagatgatcaaaaaaagaaacacaaaagtgtacccccAAAATAGGCATACTGCATACTGTCGTCTTAAGTTACTGCAGCTGTCCATAGTACTCCATAGTGGCAAAGCTGATGTAAACATTACCATTCTTTCTCCCAATGAAGGTTGCAGGTTAACGAAacagaaatttgcatgctgtgAATCTATTATCCATTACCCTGCAAGGTCTTTTTACTTGTGAACTTTTCCCTACCTCACACAGAACCCTTTACACCACTGGGACCCTGTTGGTGGCGACATCCAGTGCAGGTGAATCATTTGGATCGTgtgcaaaataaaagtcactTTCCCATGTCAACAAATCTCACagatctctatttctcttttccCTTTCACACATTGTCtactctctttcgctctctctctctctctctctcacacacacacacacacacacacacacacacacacacacacacacacacacacacacagcactgtccaCCTTGCTCTTCCCAGCTCTGTCCTTCATTGCTGTCGGTGGCATTTTGTTGCTCATAACAAATATGCAGGTATGAATTTTTGCTTCTGTTGCTTTACACTATTCATCTCTGTAACTGTGAATCAAACCTATTGCTATTCTGCTAAAAGCAACCTAACCCCCACCTCTCTGAACACATCTAGGTGGGGAACCTCTTTGGCACACATCGCTCTACCATCATCACCCTCTACAATGGTGCCTTTGATTCTTCCTCTGCCATCTTTTTTATTATCAAGGTACCTGCAGTTTGAACGTTTGAACTATAGTATAAATGCTACACATTTAACATCACGATGTAGAAACTCCTCATTTCACTCATTTTCAACAAGTGTTGGCTACCCAAGAAGGTGAGAAGGTCCCTTCTTCCTGTGACCTAGCTTTACATTGTGCAAAACCAGGCACTCCGGGTTTGCATCAGCAATATCAGAGTCTGGGTAAaacaaaatgagtttgaaggtCTAATTTAAAGAGTTGCTTTAAAGCATGAATGAGTTAATAGAAATTGTGGCATTCTAGGAATTACTGAGAAATTGGGGTTTTATTGATTTGAGATGGTCGTTTCCATCAccaaaatgtaaacaaaaacattttcttgttaATGTTGGTCATATGATTACTCTCATTCCATAAAGGTGCTGTTTGAAGGTGGGATTTCTCTGCGTCTCTCCTTCCTTGTCATTTCTGCATGCAGTGTCATCCATTTCCTTCGCACCATCTTTCTCATGCCCATAACACACATTCCTCATCCCATCCCAGAGGGCTACGCATATGGGTGAGAGAAACCATAACTTCCACACTAGCAGATGCAGTCAGCCACAGTGGGTGTAGTCTGAACACCATGCTGTACCCTGCTTTAGATGTTCCCTTTGACTTGCGGTGAACTTGAATAATCAAACGATGCCCAAATCTATAATCCCTTTGTTTATGTTGAACTcatgttaaaaaataataagaacGATCAACCTATGTAATGAGCTGAGTGAACCCCTTTTCTCCTGTCCTGAGGAGTGAGTCAAGGGGGCAGCAGGGCAGACTAAAGCTCAAACTGATAGGTAAAACAAGACTGCTGAGACCAGACTGTTGTACCTATAGGTCTAGATTATCTCTGCAGGGCTTCATGGTTCCTACTGACCGTAGTATCACTGTGTTGATTGAACAGAGTCAGCTGTGGAAAGTCCAATAGCTACAATGTGGAGGAGTATGAGAGCTCCCGAGCAGTTGAGCAGTCAGGGGGAGccaagggacagagggagatggATGAACTTTCATCACAGCTAGAGGATGGACACCGGCCTCGGGACACTCCAGAGGAAGGTAGTGGTTGGCCATTATGGCTACCAGCTAGCTACAGTACATGTAAGAATGTGAATGGAAACGTATATACGGAAAGTACTGTCTCTTTTGTGTTGGCAGAACCAAGTTTCCGGTCCTGCTTCCTTTCCTGGTTCTTCTTTTGGCACCTGCTGTGGCTCTCTGTCATGCAGCTCCGCCACTACCTCTTCATTGGCACCTTGAACCCAATGCTCAACCGCCTGGCCAACCAAGACCCCACCCTGGGtgagcaaaacattatccaatATGAATAAATATGCGAAATATGAATAATTCATGTGAAACAGCGCATGTTAAAGTGTGCCATTATGGACACTTAAATCACTGTGCCTCCAGGCTCAGTGTCTTATTTGTCCCTATTTGTTTTCCAGTGAGTCAGTACACCAACGCCTTCGCCTTCACTCAGTTGTTTGGAGTTCTATGTGCTCCTTGGAATGGCCTCCTCATGGATAGACACAAGGGCAAGCCATTGCCATCAGGTGAGCATTAAACCTACATGTACTGCATGAATCAATAGATTAAAAGGTAGATACATCTTGATATGGCTAAAGTCGAAGTCGATATGGCGAAGTCTTCAAGGCTAAACACACACCAAGCTGATGTTTAGGTGGTGAATATACTGTAGCATCATAACATTCGCCTCAGCTAACCCTCTTCttcctgtgtttttttccctgcaGGAATGACGGATAGGGAGGCCGACCTTCGCTCCgctgtcctctccctcttcctcacctCCCTCCAGTGCCTGCTGTTCTCTATCTGTGCCACgtcccctcttctccctctccagtACCTCACCTTCATTCTGCAGGTCGTCAACCGATCCTTCCTGTATGGTGGAAATGCCGCCTTTATCAGTATCGCGTGAGTAATTAAGTATAGTGGGGCCTCACTTTTCCACATCTCTCTGAATGGAACAGTCGGCTCAAAATGCAAACTCAGCATGCATGGTTCACAGTCACACTACACTTCAATTGTAAACATGTCAGCAGATACACAATTATTTCGGTATTTTGCTCCAAGGGGAACTGAGTGACCTTTGTTATACTTCAGGGCCCAGTCTCCTGATAACAACGAAGACACAGtcttacgagggttttctacgattcatcttacgatcgttcgtttagtttttc of Alosa sapidissima isolate fAloSap1 chromosome 1, fAloSap1.pri, whole genome shotgun sequence contains these proteins:
- the slc43a3a gene encoding solute carrier family 43 member 3a; translation: MLGCESGLGLRYRLTFVSGLLECLCFAGVVFGWASLAFVLKADGYFSDLCVNKTESNSTLLNTDCSGQDEQFSLVFTIASFLNNFLTLPNGFIFDRFGTLATRFMGITLYTTGTLLVATSSAALSTLLFPALSFIAVGGILLLITNMQVGNLFGTHRSTIITLYNGAFDSSSAIFFIIKVLFEGGISLRLSFLVISACSVIHFLRTIFLMPITHIPHPIPEGYAYGVSCGKSNSYNVEEYESSRAVEQSGGAKGQREMDELSSQLEDGHRPRDTPEEEPSFRSCFLSWFFFWHLLWLSVMQLRHYLFIGTLNPMLNRLANQDPTLVSQYTNAFAFTQLFGVLCAPWNGLLMDRHKGKPLPSGMTDREADLRSAVLSLFLTSLQCLLFSICATSPLLPLQYLTFILQVVNRSFLYGGNAAFISIAFPGQHFGKLYGLVMSLSAVVSLLQYPCFALVKALDGDPLYVNIALTLLTLLAFIHPLYIYIHCRRLANERETFSDIPLREASL